One window of the Niallia circulans genome contains the following:
- the pdxK gene encoding pyridoxine/pyridoxal/pyridoxamine kinase, which produces MKKVLTLAGSDTSGGAGIQADLKTFQELGVYGMTALTTIVTMDPKNHWHHNVFPQNINTVNAQLETVLSVGIDAMKTGMLGSVEIIEAAAKLIDENNIKNVVIDPVMICKGEDEVLHPETADALRELLVPRATVVTPNLFEAWQLAQTDKPIKTVEDLKEAAVKIHELGPKYVLIKGGSKLGHEKAIDLLYDGKEFTLFESELIDTTYTHGAGCTNSAAITAELAKGATVEEAVQTAKDFITAAIRNGFKLNEYVGPTMHGAYRNEKEKLSAK; this is translated from the coding sequence ATGAAGAAAGTACTAACTTTAGCAGGTTCTGACACAAGCGGTGGTGCAGGTATTCAAGCAGACTTAAAGACATTCCAAGAACTAGGTGTTTATGGTATGACTGCTTTAACAACGATTGTAACAATGGACCCTAAAAATCATTGGCACCATAACGTATTTCCACAGAATATTAATACAGTTAACGCACAATTAGAAACCGTGTTATCTGTGGGAATTGATGCTATGAAAACAGGAATGCTTGGATCTGTTGAAATCATTGAAGCAGCGGCAAAGCTAATTGATGAAAATAATATCAAAAATGTTGTGATTGATCCTGTCATGATTTGTAAGGGCGAAGATGAAGTTCTTCATCCAGAAACAGCTGATGCCCTACGTGAATTGCTTGTTCCAAGAGCAACTGTAGTAACACCAAACCTTTTTGAAGCTTGGCAGCTTGCACAAACTGATAAACCAATTAAAACAGTAGAGGATCTAAAAGAAGCGGCAGTTAAAATTCACGAACTTGGACCTAAATATGTTCTCATCAAAGGCGGCAGTAAGTTAGGACATGAAAAAGCAATTGATCTTCTGTACGATGGAAAAGAATTTACTCTCTTTGAGAGCGAACTAATAGATACAACGTATACTCATGGGGCAGGCTGCACAAACTCGGCTGCTATTACAGCTGAACTAGCTAAAGGTGCTACCGTAGAGGAAGCTGTTCAAACAGCAAAAGATTTTATTACAGCAGCTATCCGCAATGGTTTTAAATTAAACGAGTATGTAGGACCAACTATGCATGGAGCATATCGTAACGAAAAAGAAAAGCTCAGTGCAAAATAA
- a CDS encoding YojF family protein has translation MEFVQLEKVQNEIDRFSGKEIYIHLETTNGAYANHNDETFFNSGAYIRNAQLTYEYGKITGNGPYRIGLKTAIGWIYAEGITHYEIDDKNRLLLAGLDFTGKLAVALEISETPFE, from the coding sequence GTGGAATTTGTACAACTGGAAAAAGTGCAAAACGAAATCGACCGTTTTAGTGGAAAGGAAATCTATATCCACTTAGAAACAACAAATGGCGCTTATGCCAACCATAATGATGAAACCTTCTTCAATTCAGGCGCCTATATCCGTAACGCCCAGCTAACTTATGAATATGGCAAAATTACAGGAAACGGCCCTTATCGAATTGGCTTAAAAACAGCAATAGGCTGGATTTATGCTGAAGGTATTACCCACTATGAAATTGACGATAAAAATAGATTATTATTGGCAGGCTTAGACTTTACTGGAAAATTAGCAGTAGCCTTAGAAATAAGCGAAACACCATTTGAATAA
- the bshB2 gene encoding bacillithiol biosynthesis deacetylase BshB2 produces the protein METERQVLVIFPHPDDEAFGVSGTISKFLHEGVPVTYACLTLGQMGRNLGNPPFATRESLPEIRRNELEEAARAMGLEDLRMLGYRDKTIEFLKEEILVDEFTALLDELNPSLVITFYPGYSVHPDHDATGAAVVKAIAKREASKRPKLYCVAFSKNTEEDLGQPDIEIDVENFADQKIKTIAAHLSQTQQYVAVLQEGIKNQDPEVLARLYTEKYWTYKF, from the coding sequence ATGGAAACAGAAAGACAAGTATTAGTTATTTTTCCTCACCCCGATGATGAAGCATTCGGCGTATCTGGAACCATTTCAAAATTTTTACACGAAGGAGTTCCAGTTACTTACGCTTGCTTAACCCTTGGACAAATGGGAAGAAACTTAGGAAACCCACCATTTGCAACAAGAGAATCCTTGCCAGAAATTCGCAGGAATGAATTAGAGGAAGCAGCAAGAGCAATGGGACTAGAAGATCTCCGTATGCTCGGCTATCGTGATAAAACAATCGAATTCCTAAAAGAGGAAATATTAGTCGATGAATTTACAGCATTACTAGATGAATTAAATCCTTCCTTAGTAATTACTTTTTATCCAGGTTATTCTGTGCATCCGGACCACGATGCTACAGGAGCAGCTGTTGTAAAAGCCATCGCAAAGAGAGAAGCTTCTAAACGACCAAAACTTTATTGTGTAGCGTTTTCCAAGAACACAGAGGAAGATCTTGGACAGCCAGATATTGAAATTGATGTGGAAAATTTTGCAGACCAGAAAATCAAAACGATTGCAGCCCATCTTTCTCAAACACAACAATATGTGGCAGTATTGCAAGAAGGAATAAAGAATCAGGATCCAGAAGTTTTAGCTCGACTATATACGGAAAAATATTGGACATATAAATTTTAA
- a CDS encoding alpha/beta hydrolase: MNNKNEIVLEEAAKKFTEDTADPPYLFELEPAEGRVAVDEVQSSEIDKLPVIENEFFIKGGPTNQVSIKIVRPENSSTTKLPVILYTHGAGWVFGNAHTHDRLIRELAVGSNAAVVFTNYSLSPEVRYPVAIEEIYTVLEWIAAKGEEYAFDINKISVAGDSVGGNMSAAITLMAKERKGPAIQKQLLFYPVTDASFETDSYKQFAEGYFLRRDGMQWFWDQYTVDPKVRAEITASPLRATKDQLVGLPDALIITAEADVLRDEGEAYANKLREAGVKVTSVRFGGIIHDFVMLNALAHTEAAKGALLLANAWLKA; this comes from the coding sequence ATGAATAACAAAAATGAAATTGTATTAGAAGAAGCGGCTAAAAAATTTACAGAAGACACAGCTGATCCCCCATATTTATTTGAGTTGGAGCCAGCAGAAGGAAGAGTAGCAGTAGATGAAGTGCAATCTAGTGAAATAGATAAATTACCAGTGATAGAAAACGAATTTTTTATTAAAGGTGGACCGACCAATCAAGTATCAATTAAAATTGTTCGTCCAGAGAACAGCTCTACAACTAAATTGCCAGTGATTTTATATACACATGGTGCAGGATGGGTATTCGGTAATGCACATACACATGATCGCCTAATTCGTGAATTAGCAGTAGGTTCGAACGCTGCCGTGGTATTCACCAATTATAGCCTTTCTCCAGAAGTAAGATATCCGGTTGCGATTGAAGAAATATATACGGTGTTAGAATGGATTGCAGCAAAAGGAGAAGAGTATGCCTTTGATATTAATAAAATTTCTGTAGCAGGTGACAGTGTGGGAGGAAATATGTCCGCAGCTATCACATTAATGGCAAAAGAACGCAAAGGTCCTGCTATTCAAAAACAGCTACTATTTTACCCTGTTACAGACGCATCCTTTGAAACAGATTCTTATAAACAATTTGCAGAAGGGTACTTTTTAAGAAGAGATGGTATGCAATGGTTCTGGGATCAATATACTGTTGATCCAAAAGTAAGAGCAGAAATTACAGCATCTCCTTTAAGAGCAACAAAAGATCAATTAGTTGGGCTACCAGATGCTTTAATCATTACAGCTGAGGCAGATGTGTTAAGAGATGAAGGAGAAGCTTATGCGAATAAACTTCGTGAAGCGGGAGTAAAGGTAACCTCTGTTCGTTTTGGTGGAATCATTCATGATTTTGTTATGCTAAATGCATTGGCGCACACTGAGGCAGCAAAAGGAGCGCTTCTACTTGCAAATGCTTGGCTGAAAGCTTAA
- a CDS encoding SRPBCC family protein: MADFHASVIICEPIEEVFAYFADMANASAYMNKVISAEKLTEEPIGVGTKYKEIRNVRGNRVYAEIEYLTFDKNKAFTRRSSSNGLMVDYAYRFSEIPEGTQVEFEGTVHVKGLKMLLMRKFLVKMVKSEDNDHVQNAKEVLEERVENL, translated from the coding sequence ATGGCTGATTTTCATGCAAGTGTTATTATTTGTGAGCCCATTGAAGAGGTTTTTGCGTATTTTGCTGACATGGCAAATGCTTCCGCGTATATGAATAAAGTAATATCGGCAGAGAAGTTGACAGAAGAGCCAATTGGCGTTGGCACAAAATATAAAGAAATAAGAAATGTTCGTGGAAATAGAGTGTATGCAGAAATAGAATATCTTACATTTGATAAAAATAAGGCATTTACTAGAAGAAGTAGCTCCAATGGACTGATGGTTGACTATGCTTATCGCTTTTCGGAAATTCCTGAAGGTACACAAGTAGAGTTTGAAGGCACTGTACATGTTAAGGGACTAAAAATGCTGCTTATGCGCAAGTTTCTTGTCAAAATGGTGAAATCTGAAGATAATGATCATGTGCAGAATGCGAAAGAAGTATTAGAAGAAAGAGTAGAAAATTTATAA
- a CDS encoding Cof-type HAD-IIB family hydrolase translates to MIKCIAIDMDGTLLTSTQEITKENREAIKEAQDKGVEVVIATGRAYEEAGDLLKEAGIITPMICANGAEIRTNEHIIVDTNPLSKDLARQMAEILHKYQVYYEVYTNRGTYTLDKTVARSLIMDIFTVSGHVKDMEEIKKAAEERLKEIHQLDSYEELFEDDDQVIYKLLAFHFDPIVLGNVREELTKLEGAAISASGKENLEITSVDAQKGIALEKFVKARDISLSDTMAIGDNYNDVSMFQMAGRAVAMGNAVEDIQRQCHFVTGTNEESGVAQAIRKALEE, encoded by the coding sequence ATGATTAAATGCATAGCAATTGATATGGATGGGACGTTGTTAACATCCACACAAGAAATTACGAAAGAAAATCGAGAAGCAATTAAAGAAGCACAAGATAAAGGAGTAGAGGTAGTAATTGCTACTGGTCGTGCTTATGAAGAAGCAGGAGACCTTTTAAAAGAGGCAGGTATTATTACACCGATGATTTGTGCAAATGGAGCAGAAATTAGAACGAATGAGCATATTATCGTCGATACAAATCCATTAAGTAAAGATCTAGCCAGACAAATGGCTGAAATTTTACATAAATATCAAGTGTATTATGAAGTTTATACTAATAGAGGGACGTATACGCTTGATAAAACAGTAGCAAGATCACTGATTATGGATATTTTTACAGTAAGTGGCCATGTGAAAGATATGGAAGAGATTAAAAAAGCGGCTGAGGAACGACTTAAGGAAATTCATCAATTAGATAGTTATGAAGAATTATTTGAGGATGATGACCAGGTTATTTATAAATTATTAGCATTCCATTTTGATCCCATTGTTTTAGGTAATGTTAGAGAAGAGTTGACTAAGCTTGAAGGAGCAGCAATCAGTGCTTCCGGTAAGGAGAACTTAGAAATTACTTCTGTTGATGCCCAAAAAGGGATTGCGCTTGAGAAATTTGTGAAAGCTCGTGACATTTCTCTTTCTGACACGATGGCAATTGGGGATAATTATAATGATGTTTCCATGTTTCAAATGGCCGGCAGAGCAGTAGCAATGGGAAATGCGGTGGAAGATATTCAACGCCAATGCCACTTTGTGACAGGAACAAATGAAGAAAGTGGAGTTGCTCAAGCAATTAGAAAAGCATTAGAAGAATAA
- a CDS encoding cytochrome ubiquinol oxidase subunit I — translation MDMIFLSRLQFASTTIFHFLFVPISIGLVFIIAIMESFYVKTGNEEYKKMAKFWGKLFLINFVIGIVTGILQEFQFGMNWSNYSRFVGDVFGAPLAIEALLAFFMESTFIGLWIFGWDRLSKKVHLACIWLTAFGTTISAFWILAANSFMQRPVGFEINNGRAEMNDFFALITNGQVLVEFPHTVFGALATGAFLVCGISAVKLLGKKDVDFFKKSFQIGITVALSATFLTLVAGHAQAQFLVETQPMKMAASEGLWDESEDPAPWTVFANIDVENKQNSGEVKIPYLLSILSYNTLDGSVKGMNDLQAEYVQKYGDGNYIPPVKTTFWSFRIMVAAGVAMILLGIYGVFLAWKKKLVTKPNKWFYRFMVAGISLPFIANTSGWIMTEIGRQPWTVFGLMTTADSISPSVSAGQVLFSIIAFCTIYAILGAIMVYLYVKVIKKGPYLMEKEDTKVTNDPFAKEGFHA, via the coding sequence ATGGATATGATTTTTCTATCGCGTTTACAATTTGCTTCAACGACCATATTCCACTTTTTATTCGTTCCCATTTCTATTGGTTTAGTATTTATTATCGCAATCATGGAATCTTTTTATGTGAAAACTGGGAATGAAGAATATAAAAAAATGGCAAAGTTTTGGGGCAAATTATTTTTAATCAATTTTGTTATTGGTATTGTTACAGGGATTCTTCAAGAATTCCAGTTTGGTATGAACTGGTCTAACTATTCTCGCTTTGTTGGTGATGTATTTGGGGCACCACTTGCGATTGAGGCATTGCTCGCTTTCTTTATGGAAAGCACCTTTATCGGACTTTGGATATTCGGCTGGGATCGTTTATCAAAAAAAGTACATTTAGCATGTATTTGGCTTACCGCATTTGGAACAACCATTTCCGCTTTCTGGATTTTAGCAGCAAACAGCTTTATGCAGCGCCCAGTTGGATTTGAGATTAATAATGGCCGCGCTGAAATGAATGATTTTTTTGCACTTATTACAAACGGCCAAGTTCTTGTTGAGTTCCCTCATACTGTATTTGGAGCACTAGCTACTGGCGCATTTTTAGTGTGTGGAATTAGTGCTGTTAAATTGCTAGGCAAAAAAGATGTGGATTTCTTTAAAAAATCTTTTCAAATCGGTATTACCGTTGCATTAAGTGCTACTTTTCTAACACTTGTTGCTGGTCATGCCCAAGCGCAATTTTTAGTAGAAACACAACCAATGAAAATGGCTGCTAGTGAAGGACTATGGGATGAAAGCGAAGATCCAGCACCATGGACCGTTTTTGCCAATATTGATGTTGAAAACAAACAAAATAGCGGAGAAGTAAAAATCCCTTATCTACTAAGCATCCTCTCTTACAACACATTAGATGGCAGCGTAAAAGGGATGAATGACCTGCAAGCAGAGTATGTGCAGAAATATGGGGATGGCAATTATATTCCTCCAGTTAAAACAACATTCTGGAGTTTCCGCATTATGGTTGCAGCAGGAGTAGCAATGATTCTCCTTGGGATATATGGCGTATTTCTGGCTTGGAAAAAGAAATTAGTTACTAAACCTAATAAATGGTTCTACCGTTTCATGGTAGCAGGAATTTCCCTGCCATTTATCGCTAATACCTCTGGATGGATTATGACAGAAATTGGCAGACAGCCATGGACCGTTTTTGGATTAATGACAACAGCAGATAGTATTTCCCCAAGTGTTTCAGCCGGGCAAGTATTATTCTCTATCATTGCCTTTTGTACCATCTACGCGATTCTAGGTGCTATCATGGTTTACTTATATGTAAAAGTTATTAAAAAAGGGCCATATTTGATGGAAAAAGAAGATACAAAAGTAACGAATGACCCGTTTGCGAAGGAGGGTTTCCATGCTTGA
- the cydB gene encoding cytochrome d ubiquinol oxidase subunit II, producing MLELNVLWFILVAVLFIGFFFLEGFDFGVGMSTKLLARNDMEKRILINSIGPYWDANEVWLITAGGAMFAAFPHWYATMFSGFYTPLVVVLLALIVRATGFEFRAKDSHPAWKKAWDLCIFLGSFLPPLLFGVVFACFMQGLPIDKNMELKAGFFDVVNYYTLTGGLTVLVLCLVHGLVFTTLRTVGDLRERARNLAQKLLPLLGILLTLFSALTYIKTDIFQERGLILSFIFSLGVIAFVVGGFFISRKMDGWAFGMTGAVITLSFASIFIGLFPRVMVSSISDAFSLTIHNAASGHYSLKVMTIVALTLLPFVLGYQIWSYIVFRKRITEKSHLEY from the coding sequence ATGCTTGAGTTAAATGTTCTTTGGTTTATCTTAGTCGCTGTTTTATTTATTGGATTCTTCTTTTTAGAAGGTTTTGATTTTGGGGTTGGAATGTCAACAAAGCTTTTAGCAAGAAATGATATGGAAAAACGAATACTCATTAATTCTATTGGTCCTTACTGGGATGCAAATGAAGTGTGGTTAATTACTGCAGGGGGCGCCATGTTCGCCGCTTTCCCTCATTGGTATGCTACGATGTTCAGCGGATTTTATACACCGCTTGTAGTTGTTTTATTAGCATTAATCGTTCGGGCAACAGGATTTGAATTCCGTGCAAAAGATAGCCACCCTGCATGGAAAAAGGCATGGGATCTTTGTATTTTCTTAGGAAGCTTTCTTCCACCTTTATTATTTGGCGTTGTTTTTGCTTGCTTTATGCAAGGACTGCCAATCGATAAAAATATGGAATTAAAAGCTGGCTTCTTTGATGTTGTAAACTACTATACATTAACAGGAGGGCTTACAGTATTAGTCCTTTGCCTTGTACACGGACTAGTATTTACTACCTTACGTACCGTTGGTGACTTACGAGAAAGAGCAAGAAATTTAGCACAAAAGCTTTTGCCTTTACTAGGTATCTTATTAACGTTATTTTCTGCATTAACCTATATTAAAACAGATATTTTCCAAGAACGCGGCTTAATCCTTTCCTTTATCTTCTCATTAGGGGTTATTGCTTTTGTCGTTGGCGGATTCTTTATCTCTCGAAAAATGGATGGATGGGCTTTCGGGATGACTGGTGCCGTTATCACCTTATCCTTTGCTTCCATTTTCATCGGCTTATTCCCTAGAGTAATGGTTAGCTCAATAAGTGATGCATTTAGTTTAACCATTCACAACGCAGCTTCCGGTCACTATTCTTTAAAAGTGATGACAATTGTAGCCCTAACGCTTCTGCCATTTGTTCTTGGCTATCAGATATGGAGCTATATTGTGTTCCGGAAACGTATTACTGAGAAGTCCCATTTAGAATACTAA
- the cydD gene encoding thiol reductant ABC exporter subunit CydD has protein sequence MDKNLLKLTGIKPILATIGILTIVEGAAIILQAKWLAEIIASLYNGEAYQEQYVKIILFLLAFLGRHFLHTIQQNIATAFAEKTSKELRLQLMQKLFELGPKFTKKQGSGNIATLVLEGISQYKTYLELFLPRMLATGIVPGMIILYVYWNDWLSGVILTVTTPILIGFLILVGMAASSQMNRQLATYKILSNHFLDSLRGLETLKFLGRSKQHSGNIEKVSEQYRGATMKTLRLAFLSSFSLDFFTSLSVAVVAVNLGLRLINGDLVLLPALMILILAPEFFLPVRMVGADYHATLDGKEAGDAIQTIIQTQKSTKMTGQSISLGNNLFLTFDHVTFQHHPKEKATLKNLSFTIDGYKKIGVVGESGAGKSTLIDLLSGFSQHCAGSISVNGVSLPSLMTEEWRQLTTYIPQAPYIFSMTLRENIAFYHPDATDEEIIQALKATGLYDIYTTFPNGLDEILGDGGRNLSGGQEQRIALARAFLTNRKIMLLDEPTSHLDIETEFELKEMMLPLFNEKLVFLATHRLHWMKEMDSIIVMDQGTIVETGTHEELVAAKGFYYKLLQQ, from the coding sequence ATGGATAAAAATCTTTTAAAACTTACTGGGATCAAGCCGATTCTCGCAACTATAGGAATATTAACCATTGTGGAAGGAGCTGCTATTATTCTGCAGGCCAAATGGCTTGCAGAAATAATAGCCTCTTTATATAACGGAGAGGCCTATCAAGAACAATATGTAAAGATCATATTGTTCTTATTAGCTTTTTTAGGGCGGCATTTTTTACACACTATCCAACAAAATATCGCTACCGCATTTGCTGAAAAAACGAGTAAAGAGCTTCGTCTTCAGTTAATGCAAAAATTATTTGAATTAGGTCCTAAGTTCACCAAGAAACAAGGAAGTGGAAACATTGCTACACTTGTCCTTGAAGGGATTAGCCAATATAAAACATATTTGGAGCTTTTTCTACCAAGAATGCTGGCTACCGGAATAGTTCCAGGCATGATTATTCTATATGTATATTGGAATGATTGGCTATCGGGTGTAATCTTAACAGTTACAACGCCGATTTTAATCGGATTTCTAATACTTGTGGGCATGGCAGCTAGCAGCCAAATGAATCGGCAGCTTGCCACCTACAAAATCTTATCTAATCACTTTTTGGATTCTTTAAGAGGACTAGAAACACTGAAGTTTCTAGGAAGAAGCAAACAGCATAGCGGAAATATCGAAAAAGTAAGTGAACAATATCGCGGGGCAACGATGAAAACATTACGATTAGCATTCTTATCCTCCTTTTCTTTAGACTTCTTTACCTCGCTTTCTGTTGCAGTGGTAGCAGTAAACTTAGGATTACGCTTAATAAACGGTGATTTAGTTTTATTACCTGCCTTAATGATTCTTATTTTAGCACCAGAATTTTTCCTGCCTGTTCGAATGGTCGGAGCTGATTATCACGCAACATTAGACGGAAAAGAAGCTGGGGATGCAATCCAAACGATTATCCAAACCCAAAAATCTACCAAAATGACAGGACAGTCTATTTCTTTAGGTAATAATCTTTTCTTAACGTTTGACCATGTTACCTTTCAGCATCATCCAAAGGAAAAGGCAACCTTAAAAAACCTTTCCTTTACGATTGATGGTTATAAAAAAATTGGTGTTGTCGGTGAAAGTGGCGCGGGGAAGTCTACGCTTATTGACCTCCTAAGCGGGTTTTCTCAGCATTGCGCGGGGAGTATTTCTGTAAATGGTGTTTCTTTACCTAGCCTTATGACAGAGGAATGGAGACAGCTGACTACGTATATCCCGCAAGCTCCTTATATATTTAGCATGACGTTACGAGAAAATATTGCCTTTTATCATCCAGATGCTACCGACGAGGAAATTATCCAAGCATTAAAAGCAACTGGGCTATACGACATTTACACCACTTTTCCTAATGGTCTAGATGAAATATTAGGAGATGGAGGAAGAAATTTAAGTGGCGGGCAGGAACAAAGAATTGCTTTGGCACGTGCATTCTTAACCAATCGAAAAATCATGCTGTTAGATGAGCCAACTTCCCATTTAGATATTGAAACGGAGTTTGAATTAAAAGAAATGATGCTTCCTTTATTTAATGAGAAATTAGTATTCCTGGCAACTCATCGTCTTCATTGGATGAAAGAGATGGATTCGATTATTGTCATGGATCAAGGCACCATCGTAGAAACAGGCACACATGAAGAGCTAGTCGCAGCAAAGGGCTTTTATTATAAGCTATTACAACAGTAA
- the cydC gene encoding thiol reductant ABC exporter subunit CydC yields the protein MNENKWISPFLKANSGRIVLILFLSVLALLTAAMLTFTSGYLISKSAIPVENILMVYVPIVGVRTFGISRAVLSYLEKLAGHHTVLRILSKMRIKLYQILEPQALFLKSRFKVGDMLGILSDDIEKLQNIYLRTIFPTFATSVLYILVVCAIGILDIPFAILMAIYLGLLLFVFPILSLVLMRENQREFKQKRNGLYQKLTDSILGISDWVISGRSKSFIEEYEKEEAIVAQINYKLVQFTRWRNFASQAVAALIILSLVFWSSKQYIGGAIPVTLIAAIILVALPILDAFLVVSDAFEKLPAYQDSLARLNKLNVPEQKNERVRPILDTDIVNIQVDQISYQYEKEQTLSLSNVSLDIPQGKKIAIIGRSGAGKSTLLKLIQGVIQPTTGRVTYNGETSASFHAETSSIISVLNQTPHLFATTLRNNILLGVEEASDEELIKAIKAAQLEELISSLPNGLDTFMEETGQRFSGGERQRVALARILLQKTPIVIMDEPNASLDPKTEKALLKTIFTTLEGKTIIWITHHLVGVEEMDEIIFMDQGEIVLRGSHQELLATSSRYQQLYALDHPE from the coding sequence ATGAATGAAAACAAATGGATTTCTCCATTTCTGAAAGCAAATAGTGGCCGAATTGTCTTAATTCTTTTCTTGAGTGTCCTAGCTTTACTTACAGCTGCGATGCTTACCTTTACTTCTGGCTATCTTATTTCTAAATCAGCCATCCCAGTCGAAAATATATTAATGGTTTATGTACCAATTGTTGGCGTGAGAACCTTTGGTATTAGTCGGGCTGTTTTAAGCTATTTAGAAAAATTGGCTGGTCATCATACCGTTCTGCGCATTTTATCGAAAATGAGGATAAAGCTATATCAAATTTTAGAACCACAAGCTTTGTTTTTAAAAAGCAGATTTAAAGTTGGCGACATGCTCGGGATTCTTTCTGATGACATTGAGAAACTGCAAAATATATATTTACGGACCATTTTCCCTACCTTTGCAACCTCTGTTTTATATATTTTAGTGGTATGTGCTATTGGGATATTAGATATTCCTTTCGCCATTCTTATGGCCATTTATTTAGGCCTATTATTATTCGTCTTTCCTATTCTTTCTTTAGTGCTCATGCGCGAAAACCAAAGAGAATTTAAACAAAAAAGAAACGGGCTATATCAAAAATTAACGGATAGTATTTTAGGTATTAGCGACTGGGTTATCAGCGGTCGGTCGAAAAGCTTTATAGAGGAATATGAAAAAGAGGAAGCGATTGTTGCGCAAATCAATTATAAACTTGTTCAATTTACTCGGTGGCGCAACTTTGCTTCCCAAGCAGTTGCGGCATTGATTATCCTTTCTCTCGTTTTCTGGTCTAGTAAGCAATATATCGGTGGCGCTATTCCTGTTACATTAATTGCTGCTATTATTCTAGTTGCCTTGCCAATCTTGGACGCTTTTCTAGTCGTTTCTGATGCATTTGAAAAACTGCCAGCCTATCAAGACTCGCTAGCTAGACTTAACAAACTAAATGTTCCTGAACAAAAAAACGAAAGAGTTCGTCCGATCTTGGACACCGATATAGTCAATATTCAAGTTGATCAAATTTCTTATCAGTATGAGAAAGAACAAACTTTATCCCTATCTAATGTAAGTTTAGATATTCCACAGGGGAAAAAGATTGCCATTATCGGTAGAAGCGGTGCTGGTAAATCAACCTTACTGAAATTGATTCAAGGAGTAATCCAGCCAACAACAGGAAGAGTCACTTATAATGGAGAGACATCTGCTTCGTTTCATGCAGAGACTTCTTCGATTATATCTGTGCTCAATCAAACACCTCACCTCTTTGCAACAACCTTACGAAATAATATTTTACTAGGGGTAGAAGAAGCATCCGATGAAGAACTAATAAAAGCGATTAAAGCGGCTCAATTAGAGGAGTTAATTTCCTCCTTGCCAAATGGGTTGGATACTTTTATGGAGGAAACTGGCCAACGTTTTTCTGGCGGAGAGAGACAAAGAGTAGCACTAGCCAGAATATTGCTCCAAAAGACTCCTATTGTTATTATGGATGAACCAAATGCCAGTCTTGACCCAAAAACAGAAAAAGCATTGCTTAAAACAATCTTTACAACATTGGAAGGAAAAACAATCATCTGGATTACCCATCATCTTGTAGGTGTAGAAGAGATGGATGAAATTATCTTTATGGATCAAGGAGAGATCGTTCTGAGAGGAAGCCATCAAGAACTGCTAGCTACAAGCAGCCGCTACCAGCAATTATATGCATTAGATCATCCAGAATGA
- the ybaK gene encoding Cys-tRNA(Pro) deacylase → MAITKTNAMRILDAEKTPYSVHTYENKDGKIDGISVAGKIGKETEMVYKTLVVKDTGNGIYVFVIPVEAELDLKKAAKVVNAKKLEMIAVKDIQKTTGYIRGGCSPIGMKKKYETILDESVNKQSSIIVSGGKIGVQIEMEVNNLIQVTEARVEDVIH, encoded by the coding sequence ATGGCTATTACCAAAACAAATGCAATGCGAATTTTGGATGCCGAAAAGACTCCCTACAGTGTACATACCTATGAAAATAAGGATGGAAAAATCGATGGTATATCCGTTGCGGGTAAGATTGGTAAAGAAACCGAAATGGTGTATAAAACACTTGTGGTGAAAGATACGGGGAATGGAATTTATGTATTTGTTATCCCTGTTGAAGCAGAGCTTGATTTAAAAAAGGCAGCAAAAGTAGTCAATGCAAAAAAGCTAGAAATGATTGCCGTAAAGGATATTCAAAAAACAACTGGTTATATTCGGGGTGGCTGTTCGCCAATCGGCATGAAGAAAAAATATGAGACAATCCTGGATGAGAGTGTGAACAAACAATCCTCAATTATTGTTAGTGGAGGGAAGATTGGTGTTCAAATTGAAATGGAAGTTAACAATTTAATCCAAGTAACAGAAGCAAGAGTAGAAGATGTAATTCATTAA